From one Mycobacterium colombiense CECT 3035 genomic stretch:
- a CDS encoding nuclear transport factor 2 family protein — protein MTLSYQQEQFLQAATGRAAILDLNARHNRAYSDGNRKRWIATFRHSGASYTRDGEVFDDLSAAFDGGDGQRMITVDHEIKVDGVDAVQRCVVVLFASMFGDITLRATGTFKDKLIYERGGWYFTSRVLEWDSVPSRHPLVM, from the coding sequence ATGACCCTGAGCTATCAACAAGAGCAGTTCCTCCAGGCCGCGACGGGGCGCGCTGCCATCCTGGACCTCAATGCTCGGCACAATCGGGCCTATTCCGACGGCAACCGCAAGCGCTGGATCGCGACCTTCCGCCATTCCGGCGCCAGCTACACCCGCGATGGCGAGGTGTTCGACGATCTGAGCGCGGCCTTCGATGGCGGTGACGGACAGCGCATGATCACCGTCGACCACGAGATCAAAGTCGACGGTGTCGATGCGGTCCAGCGTTGTGTCGTCGTGCTGTTCGCCAGCATGTTCGGCGACATCACGCTGCGGGCCACGGGCACCTTCAAGGACAAGTTGATCTACGAGCGCGGCGGCTGGTATTTCACTTCCCGTGTGCTGGAATGGGATTCGGTACCGAGTCGACACCCGCTCGTCATGTGA
- a CDS encoding maleylpyruvate isomerase N-terminal domain-containing protein, with protein MDDVSALHLAVCRRFGEAVRAANGKWDRPSPCDAWDARGVLEHVIGFHDVLLLLPLGCKPDRPRDDPQARWQLTYDSVAEAVGSDGAAQLDEYRLMPNLTRDVLVHTWDLARAVGADDSLDLAWCELFCAGLPEGARALAASGMFGAPVPVGDETDAQAKLLARLGRDPSWRPESL; from the coding sequence ATGGATGACGTCAGCGCCTTGCACCTTGCGGTGTGCCGACGGTTCGGTGAGGCGGTCAGGGCGGCGAACGGAAAGTGGGACCGCCCATCGCCGTGCGATGCGTGGGACGCCCGAGGAGTGCTCGAGCACGTGATCGGGTTTCATGATGTTCTTCTGTTGCTTCCCTTGGGATGTAAGCCCGATCGGCCACGCGACGATCCGCAGGCGCGATGGCAATTGACCTATGACTCGGTGGCTGAGGCCGTTGGCTCCGACGGCGCGGCACAGCTCGATGAGTACCGGTTGATGCCGAACCTGACCCGCGATGTCCTGGTGCACACCTGGGACCTCGCCCGCGCCGTGGGCGCCGACGACAGCCTGGACCTCGCGTGGTGTGAGCTGTTCTGCGCGGGTCTTCCGGAAGGTGCGCGGGCCTTGGCCGCGTCCGGGATGTTCGGTGCGCCGGTCCCGGTCGGCGACGAAACCGATGCGCAGGCAAAGCTTTTGGCGCGGCTTGGCCGCGACCCGTCGTGGAGACCGGAGTCCCTATAG
- a CDS encoding cytochrome P450, translating to MNVNAAPAGGRVSPEPMGVRMTAAAVDLSDFALWRNGFPDELFADLRRTMPLFKHDLTPGVADTVRRQFWVATKHRHAVRLHRDTESFTAADGPLIQPVAMFSASPTIITLDPPDLNKRRKLISNAFNPRAIAKLENGIRARAARMIDGLLAKGGGDWIEDVADALPMTVIGDIIGIPDEDRPRIFDLFDRILKALAPEAGPNGQVELELFGSVFSYAMELTAEKRRNPTDDIWSTLATAVITGDDGEQFSLPENELEFFFFVLAFAGSDTTKNALAIGLQAFVDNPEQIDRYRADEALRPSAVEEVLRWASPVAYWTRTAKVDVEMDGQHIAKGDRVVSTLRSANRDEEVFESPFTFDIGRQPNPHVAFGGGGPHHCLGAMLARAELRAVLDELFLRCDDIEIGPAKVAHPNLTTNMSIYDEMAISLTERR from the coding sequence TTGAACGTCAACGCGGCGCCGGCCGGTGGTCGCGTGTCGCCTGAGCCAATGGGGGTTCGCATGACGGCCGCTGCGGTGGACCTTTCCGACTTCGCCTTGTGGCGTAATGGTTTTCCCGACGAGTTGTTCGCCGACCTGCGGCGCACCATGCCACTTTTCAAGCACGACCTGACACCGGGTGTCGCCGACACCGTCCGGCGCCAGTTCTGGGTCGCCACCAAACACCGGCACGCCGTCCGCCTGCACCGCGACACCGAGTCGTTCACCGCGGCCGACGGCCCCCTCATCCAGCCGGTCGCCATGTTCTCGGCGTCCCCGACGATCATCACGCTGGATCCGCCGGACCTGAACAAGCGCCGCAAACTGATCTCCAACGCCTTCAACCCGCGCGCGATCGCGAAGCTGGAGAACGGCATCCGGGCGCGTGCGGCGCGGATGATCGACGGTCTGCTCGCCAAGGGCGGCGGAGACTGGATCGAGGACGTCGCCGACGCGCTGCCGATGACGGTGATCGGCGACATCATCGGCATCCCGGACGAGGACCGGCCGCGAATCTTCGACCTCTTCGACCGCATCCTCAAGGCCCTTGCTCCCGAGGCGGGCCCGAACGGCCAGGTGGAGCTCGAGCTGTTCGGCTCCGTCTTCAGCTATGCGATGGAGCTCACCGCCGAGAAGCGGCGCAACCCGACGGACGACATCTGGAGCACGCTGGCCACCGCGGTGATCACCGGCGACGACGGCGAACAGTTCAGCCTGCCCGAGAACGAACTCGAGTTCTTCTTCTTCGTGCTGGCGTTCGCCGGCAGCGACACCACGAAGAACGCGCTGGCCATCGGGCTGCAGGCGTTCGTCGACAACCCCGAGCAGATCGACCGCTACCGCGCGGACGAAGCGTTGCGGCCCAGCGCCGTCGAGGAGGTGTTGCGCTGGGCGTCGCCGGTGGCCTATTGGACGCGCACCGCGAAGGTCGACGTCGAGATGGACGGCCAGCACATCGCCAAGGGCGACCGCGTGGTGTCGACGCTGCGATCGGCCAACCGCGACGAGGAGGTATTCGAGTCCCCGTTCACCTTCGACATCGGCCGCCAGCCCAACCCCCACGTGGCGTTCGGGGGCGGCGGACCACATCACTGCCTGGGCGCCATGCTGGCCCGTGCGGAACTCCGCGCGGTCCTCGACGAGCTGTTCCTGCGCTGCGACGACATCGAGATCGGCCCGGCGAAGGTGGCCCATCCGAACCTGACCACCAACATGTCGATCTATGACGAGATGGCCATCTCGCTCACCGAGCGGCGCTGA
- a CDS encoding CaiB/BaiF CoA-transferase family protein — translation MQLSERSEGRPTPLHDLRVVEISDRIAGSYCGKLLRDAGAQVHKIEPPQGDWLRRYSASGSSIPQDRTGPFFSYLNAGKRSMTWAPDSQRYRDELAGADVVVVTAGRARAAALGVDPPQLLQDSPRAIIVSVSDFGWDGPYAERAATEFTLQAFAGSPGFRGDPAGPPISIGGDLGEYMGGVFAAFGALALRRRVERGGPGEHLDLSMLEALTTMQSSEWLHSQLLRVPPIRRTTEVPSIEPAKDGYVGITMVTGQQWLDFAAMVECPQLEEIEQLRFQIGRWQYRDLIREQIRPWLAERTVAEIVELGQLFRLPIAALGNGSTIRELQYVRERGVFCHNPAGFDQPRPPWLMSVCAPAPVGDTPVCGEADGESPWRRAESDAAPELDGLPLAGVRIVDLTAFWAGPAATHLLAAFGADVVKIESIQRPDGIRYSGGMRTDVDDWWEYGWVFHAMNTNKRSVTLDLGSEQGRRLFTELVAGADVVIENFSPRVMEQFGLTDDVLRAVNPKLVFARMPAFGVEGPWRDRVGFAPTMEQIAGLAWVTGLPDAPPVTPRGACDPLAGVHAAFAVLAALNFAERTGTGQLVELPMLETVLNATAIQAIESEVFGATLSRRGNRGHGAAIQNIYRCAGSDDWIAITVRDDPQWRALVDVMGRPAWCGDDALSTIAGRRERADDIDGRLADWFAGQPLDPTVERLAGAGVPAAPVVSPSLVTDNPQLRERGFFESLHHASTGLGLYPCPPFARLAGQDQWLLRPPPRLGEHNEEILRDRCGLTDEELTRLATGGVIGTRPKGL, via the coding sequence GTGCAATTGAGCGAGCGGTCCGAAGGCCGGCCGACGCCGCTACACGATTTGCGTGTCGTCGAGATCAGTGACCGGATAGCGGGCAGCTACTGCGGGAAGCTGCTGCGCGACGCCGGCGCGCAGGTCCACAAAATCGAACCGCCGCAAGGGGATTGGTTGCGGCGCTACTCCGCCAGCGGCTCCTCGATTCCCCAGGACCGCACCGGGCCGTTTTTCAGCTACCTTAACGCGGGCAAGCGCAGCATGACTTGGGCGCCCGACTCGCAGCGCTATCGCGACGAACTGGCCGGCGCCGACGTCGTCGTCGTGACCGCTGGCCGGGCCCGCGCCGCGGCGCTCGGCGTCGACCCACCACAGCTGCTGCAAGACTCGCCGCGGGCGATCATCGTCAGCGTCTCCGACTTCGGCTGGGACGGACCCTACGCGGAGCGGGCCGCCACCGAGTTCACCCTGCAGGCGTTTGCGGGTTCGCCCGGCTTCCGCGGCGATCCGGCCGGGCCGCCGATCTCCATCGGCGGCGATCTGGGCGAGTACATGGGTGGCGTATTCGCCGCGTTCGGCGCCCTGGCGCTGCGCCGTCGCGTCGAGCGCGGCGGGCCCGGCGAGCACCTGGACCTGTCCATGCTGGAAGCGCTGACCACGATGCAGAGCAGCGAATGGCTGCACTCGCAGTTGCTGCGCGTCCCGCCGATCCGGCGAACCACCGAGGTCCCGTCGATCGAACCCGCCAAGGACGGCTACGTCGGGATCACCATGGTCACCGGTCAGCAGTGGCTCGACTTCGCCGCGATGGTCGAATGCCCGCAATTGGAGGAGATCGAACAGCTGCGGTTCCAGATCGGCCGGTGGCAGTATCGCGACCTGATCCGCGAGCAGATCCGCCCGTGGCTGGCCGAGCGCACCGTCGCCGAGATCGTCGAACTCGGGCAACTGTTCCGGCTGCCGATCGCCGCGCTGGGCAACGGCTCCACCATCCGGGAGCTGCAGTACGTGCGCGAGCGTGGGGTCTTCTGCCACAACCCCGCCGGGTTCGACCAGCCCCGGCCGCCCTGGCTGATGTCGGTGTGTGCGCCCGCACCCGTGGGTGACACGCCCGTGTGTGGTGAGGCCGATGGCGAGTCCCCTTGGCGCCGTGCGGAATCCGACGCCGCTCCGGAACTGGACGGGCTGCCGTTGGCCGGCGTTCGCATCGTCGACCTGACCGCCTTCTGGGCCGGGCCGGCCGCTACCCATCTGCTGGCAGCCTTCGGCGCCGACGTCGTCAAGATCGAGTCGATCCAGCGTCCGGACGGCATCCGATACTCCGGCGGGATGCGCACCGACGTGGACGACTGGTGGGAATACGGCTGGGTGTTCCACGCGATGAACACCAACAAGCGTTCGGTCACACTGGATTTGGGCTCCGAGCAGGGTCGCCGCCTGTTCACCGAGTTGGTCGCCGGCGCCGACGTCGTGATCGAGAACTTCTCGCCGCGGGTGATGGAGCAATTCGGGCTCACCGACGACGTGCTGCGCGCCGTCAACCCAAAACTGGTGTTCGCCCGGATGCCCGCGTTCGGTGTCGAGGGGCCATGGCGGGATCGCGTCGGGTTCGCTCCCACCATGGAACAGATCGCCGGCCTGGCCTGGGTGACCGGCCTGCCCGACGCGCCGCCGGTGACACCGCGCGGGGCCTGCGATCCGTTGGCCGGTGTGCACGCCGCCTTCGCGGTGCTGGCCGCGCTGAACTTCGCCGAACGCACCGGGACGGGACAGCTGGTGGAGCTGCCGATGCTCGAAACGGTGCTCAACGCCACCGCGATCCAGGCGATCGAATCCGAAGTCTTCGGGGCGACGCTGAGCCGTCGCGGCAACCGCGGTCACGGCGCGGCGATCCAGAACATCTATCGCTGCGCCGGATCCGACGACTGGATCGCGATCACCGTTCGCGACGACCCGCAGTGGCGCGCGCTGGTGGACGTGATGGGCCGACCGGCCTGGTGCGGCGACGACGCGTTGTCCACGATCGCCGGGCGGCGAGAACGAGCCGACGACATCGACGGCCGGCTGGCGGACTGGTTCGCCGGGCAGCCACTCGACCCGACGGTGGAGAGGTTGGCAGGCGCGGGTGTTCCCGCGGCCCCGGTGGTGTCACCGTCGCTGGTCACCGACAACCCGCAACTGCGCGAGCGCGGCTTTTTCGAGTCGCTGCACCACGCGAGTACTGGCCTCGGGCTGTACCCGTGCCCGCCGTTCGCCCGGCTTGCCGGTCAGGATCAGTGGCTGTTGCGGCCGCCGCCCAGGCTGGGCGAGCACAATGAAGAGATCCTGCGCGATCGGTGCGGGCTGACCGACGAAGAACTGACACGCCTCGCGACCGGCGGGGTGATCGGGACCCGACCCAAGGGCCTCTAG
- a CDS encoding SDR family oxidoreductase: MRTALVTGGSGGIGKGCARKLVERGYDVVLSARREAPLRAAAEEIGARHIVADASDPDGFPAAISTLETIDLVVHAAGALGGTYARKQTFDQWQAIMSANLDSCFVVTSAVLPKMTAGSRLVFISSSAAHEPMPARTAYSASKAGMNAFARALALEVDRDGISVHIVTPGPVATEMLQDVPFEMYAIAVSDVAEAVAWLDTVDPSVDLPEIRLSAVERGPFARPPVVPTEARRRAQGG, encoded by the coding sequence ATGCGAACCGCATTGGTCACCGGCGGCAGCGGCGGGATCGGAAAGGGCTGTGCCCGCAAGCTGGTTGAGCGCGGCTACGATGTGGTGCTCTCGGCGCGCCGCGAGGCCCCGTTACGTGCCGCCGCCGAGGAGATCGGTGCCCGCCATATCGTGGCCGACGCGTCCGACCCCGACGGATTCCCCGCTGCGATAAGCACATTGGAGACGATCGACCTCGTCGTTCACGCGGCCGGTGCGCTCGGGGGTACCTACGCGCGCAAGCAGACCTTCGACCAATGGCAAGCCATCATGTCGGCCAATCTGGATTCGTGCTTCGTGGTGACGTCCGCGGTGCTGCCGAAAATGACGGCGGGCTCGCGGCTGGTGTTCATCTCGTCGTCGGCGGCGCACGAGCCGATGCCGGCCCGCACCGCCTATTCCGCGTCCAAGGCCGGCATGAACGCGTTCGCGCGCGCCCTGGCGCTCGAGGTCGACCGCGACGGCATCAGCGTGCACATCGTCACGCCGGGGCCGGTGGCCACCGAAATGCTGCAGGACGTCCCGTTCGAGATGTACGCCATCGCGGTGTCCGACGTCGCCGAGGCGGTCGCCTGGCTGGACACCGTCGATCCGTCGGTCGATCTGCCGGAGATCCGGCTGTCCGCCGTGGAGCGCGGTCCCTTCGCGCGACCGCCCGTGGTGCCCACCGAGGCGCGGCGACGCGCGCAAGGCGGTTGA
- a CDS encoding FadR/GntR family transcriptional regulator gives MTALGIGPDARRRLSAPRIAEIVADELRRQIIDGELADGDLLPRQEVLVEQFNVSLVSLREALRILETEGLVSVRRGNRGGAVVHAPAKTSAAYMLGLLLQSESVEVTDLGMALQELEPACAALAARRPDRADTLVPELTRINESMAENLDDGRLFTEIGREFHDQVVRGCGNHTIIAVVGSLETLWTSHERQWADESASRGTYPSLTQRRAALNTHVKLTETIADGDVDRARRIAGRHLADTQTYVLSGQHDQRIYALSPQALARPRDIRHS, from the coding sequence ATGACCGCCTTGGGAATTGGCCCCGACGCCCGGCGCCGGTTGTCGGCGCCGCGGATCGCCGAAATCGTAGCCGACGAGTTGCGCCGTCAGATCATCGACGGCGAGCTCGCGGACGGTGATCTCCTGCCGCGCCAAGAGGTGCTCGTCGAACAGTTCAACGTCAGCTTGGTGTCGCTGCGCGAAGCGCTGCGGATCCTGGAAACCGAGGGGCTGGTTTCGGTGCGGCGGGGCAACCGCGGCGGTGCCGTCGTCCACGCCCCGGCGAAGACCAGCGCCGCGTACATGCTCGGCTTGTTGTTGCAGAGCGAGTCCGTCGAGGTCACCGATCTCGGCATGGCGTTGCAGGAACTCGAGCCCGCCTGCGCCGCGCTGGCCGCCCGCCGGCCGGACCGGGCGGACACCCTGGTGCCCGAGCTCACCCGGATCAACGAGTCGATGGCCGAAAACCTGGACGACGGACGGCTTTTCACTGAAATCGGCCGTGAATTCCACGATCAGGTCGTCCGCGGCTGCGGCAATCACACGATCATTGCGGTGGTGGGCAGCCTGGAGACGCTGTGGACCAGCCACGAACGGCAGTGGGCCGACGAGAGCGCGTCGCGCGGCACTTACCCCTCCCTCACCCAGCGCCGCGCGGCGCTCAACACTCACGTCAAGCTGACGGAGACGATCGCCGACGGTGACGTCGACCGGGCCCGGCGCATCGCGGGTCGCCATCTGGCCGACACGCAGACCTATGTCCTGTCCGGCCAGCACGATCAACGCATCTACGCGCTCTCCCCGCAGGCGTTGGCGCGGCCGCGCGATATCCGGCACTCCTGA
- a CDS encoding FAS1-like dehydratase domain-containing protein, whose translation MDQDFSQRLAFGTYEDALRMVGTKSEPRTAATAVSAARIQLFAAMVRDGNRSYWDSEFARQHWGGLLAPPALLMGWLIAPPWQPGGRGTASLIALRVPLPGTTFINAANEVEFGEPIVEGDVLTVVDELVSVSPEKRTRLGVGHFVETLETFRRQDGTVVATCRNTLFRFTPGASS comes from the coding sequence GTGGATCAGGATTTCAGTCAGCGGCTGGCCTTCGGCACCTACGAAGATGCGCTGCGGATGGTCGGCACGAAAAGCGAGCCCCGCACCGCGGCGACCGCGGTCAGCGCCGCACGCATCCAGTTGTTCGCCGCGATGGTCCGGGACGGCAATCGCTCGTATTGGGATTCAGAGTTCGCCCGGCAGCACTGGGGAGGCCTGCTGGCGCCGCCGGCGCTGTTGATGGGTTGGCTGATCGCACCGCCGTGGCAACCAGGGGGTCGCGGGACGGCTTCGTTGATCGCCCTGCGGGTGCCGCTGCCCGGTACCACATTCATCAACGCGGCCAACGAGGTTGAGTTCGGCGAGCCCATCGTCGAGGGCGACGTGTTGACCGTTGTCGACGAGCTGGTCTCGGTGTCACCGGAAAAGCGGACGCGACTCGGCGTCGGTCATTTCGTCGAGACGCTGGAGACCTTTCGCCGCCAGGACGGGACCGTGGTGGCCACCTGCCGCAATACCTTGTTCCGCTTCACCCCGGGAGCCTCCTCGTGA
- a CDS encoding ferredoxin, with protein sequence MRVTVDENLCEANGFCESLAAEVFELGDEDVVQIADGPVPPRLEIDVRAAVDQCPKAALRLID encoded by the coding sequence ATGCGCGTAACGGTCGACGAGAACTTGTGTGAGGCCAACGGCTTCTGCGAATCGCTTGCGGCGGAAGTGTTCGAGCTGGGGGACGAAGACGTGGTGCAGATCGCGGACGGCCCGGTGCCGCCGCGCCTGGAGATCGACGTGCGGGCCGCGGTGGACCAATGCCCCAAGGCCGCACTGCGACTGATCGACTGA
- a CDS encoding aromatic ring-hydroxylating oxygenase subunit alpha: MTNTIPESDPSEREFGPGGIALSTYRFPTGWFIVAFGNDLAPGQVRRAHYFGEELVLFRTASGQVHVMEAYCQHLGANLGVGGTVEGENIVCPWHGWQWRGDGTNALIPYSKIGCKNNVRIRTYPSMEWYGFILAWHERHGRAPYWQPPVLPELETDEYYPLHPHTQMLNRVKVHPQMIIENAADPYHVQYVHKAANPATTASFEVAGYHLHATVNAHFGGGRAQTWLTPNGPVDAKIIYDNYSLGLGVVRFPSELVATVQVTGQTPVDEDYTDYFYTQASVREPDDDGGVPTGRAARFLALQQEVIKQDFFTWENMKYLEKPNLAPEEAHDYAALRRWAHRFYPGEEPSPADFGYDADGEPDPAAAKA, encoded by the coding sequence GTGACGAATACGATTCCGGAATCAGACCCCTCAGAACGGGAGTTCGGTCCGGGCGGCATCGCCCTGTCGACCTACCGTTTCCCGACGGGCTGGTTCATCGTCGCCTTCGGAAACGACCTGGCTCCCGGCCAGGTCAGGCGCGCGCATTACTTCGGCGAGGAGCTGGTGCTGTTCCGCACCGCCTCGGGCCAGGTGCACGTGATGGAGGCCTACTGCCAGCACCTCGGCGCCAACCTCGGGGTCGGCGGCACCGTGGAGGGGGAAAACATCGTCTGTCCCTGGCACGGCTGGCAGTGGCGCGGCGACGGGACCAACGCGCTGATTCCCTACAGCAAGATCGGCTGCAAGAACAACGTCCGCATCCGGACCTATCCGAGCATGGAGTGGTACGGCTTCATCCTGGCCTGGCACGAGCGCCACGGCCGGGCGCCGTATTGGCAGCCGCCGGTGCTGCCGGAATTGGAAACCGACGAGTACTACCCGCTGCACCCGCACACCCAGATGCTCAACCGCGTCAAGGTGCATCCGCAGATGATCATCGAAAACGCCGCCGACCCCTATCACGTTCAATACGTGCACAAGGCCGCCAACCCGGCCACCACGGCGTCGTTCGAGGTGGCCGGCTACCACCTGCACGCCACCGTCAACGCCCATTTCGGCGGCGGCCGGGCGCAGACGTGGCTGACCCCCAACGGTCCGGTCGACGCCAAGATCATCTACGACAACTACTCGCTGGGCCTGGGCGTGGTGCGCTTTCCCAGCGAGCTGGTGGCCACCGTGCAGGTCACCGGCCAGACGCCGGTCGACGAGGACTACACCGATTACTTCTACACCCAGGCGTCCGTACGTGAGCCGGACGACGACGGCGGCGTGCCCACCGGACGTGCCGCCCGGTTCCTCGCCCTGCAGCAAGAGGTCATCAAACAGGACTTCTTCACCTGGGAGAACATGAAATACCTGGAGAAGCCGAACCTGGCACCGGAAGAGGCGCATGACTACGCGGCCCTTCGCCGGTGGGCTCACCGCTTCTACCCGGGGGAGGAGCCGTCGCCCGCCGACTTCGGTTACGACGCCGACGGCGAGCCCGATCCGGCGGCCGCCAAAGCTTGA
- a CDS encoding MaoC family dehydratase, with translation MSGDGLDWSQITVPVELPEVIDHISYQRVVENAGATWDYFPGHFDPDYAAAQGNPAIYVNTMHLAGFADRVATDWAGPRSRVVRRFMRLAGSVYAGDTMVGRGRAVAKRRDTSVDPPRCLVDVEIEVTNQHGALCCPVELTLQVPESSGDG, from the coding sequence GTGAGCGGCGACGGCCTGGACTGGAGCCAGATCACCGTTCCGGTGGAGCTGCCGGAAGTGATCGACCACATCAGCTACCAGCGGGTGGTGGAGAACGCCGGAGCGACATGGGACTATTTCCCGGGCCATTTCGATCCGGATTACGCCGCGGCTCAGGGGAATCCGGCGATCTACGTTAACACGATGCACCTGGCCGGTTTCGCCGACCGCGTCGCGACGGACTGGGCGGGTCCGCGGTCGCGGGTGGTGCGCCGGTTCATGCGGCTGGCTGGGTCGGTGTATGCCGGCGATACGATGGTCGGCCGGGGGCGGGCCGTGGCGAAGCGCCGGGACACCTCGGTTGACCCGCCGCGCTGCCTGGTCGACGTCGAAATCGAGGTGACCAATCAGCATGGCGCGCTGTGCTGCCCGGTCGAGCTGACCTTGCAGGTGCCCGAATCTTCCGGCGATGGATGA
- a CDS encoding AMP-binding protein: MCADRSGPAQPSDYGVERFTVPAVLDRRAQQYPDRVMMSIAGVDVTFEQMRRRSCAAANLLTDLGVGPGDRVALFTGTCPEWVYFWLGAARIGAVSAAINAANKGDFLLHALRLSQAKVLLTDTDRRPRAAEVADAADTLTSIVVQGDSLTATLCQDTNRAPACSAGAPGDLACLFYTSGTTGPSKAVATTWHYLFSVAATVSSAWEFREGEVLWTAMPLFHLSAAPSILAPMLVGATTVLAGAFHPGEVWGDIRARGAVGFAGAGAMVSMLRNLPVDPADARLPLRFISAAPIDADSYREIEKRYGCRIVTMYGLTEAFPIAVKALGDDGVPGTSGRPNPDFDVRILDRQGRPLPAGTVGEIACRPRHPHVMSEGYVGADSQITPHPEWFRTGDLGRLDCDQNLTYVDRIKDALRRRGENISSVEVEGVVMRHPAVAEAAAVGVPSELGEDDVLVVITLRPGATLDFAELLDFCAARMPYFCVPRFVETVNELPKNVIGRIRKDLLRNRGLSEATWDREEHGYIASR; the protein is encoded by the coding sequence ATGTGCGCCGACCGCAGCGGGCCCGCGCAGCCCTCCGATTACGGAGTCGAACGTTTCACCGTGCCCGCGGTGCTCGATCGCCGCGCGCAGCAGTACCCCGACCGGGTGATGATGTCGATCGCCGGAGTCGACGTGACATTCGAGCAGATGCGCCGGCGGTCCTGTGCGGCCGCAAACCTGTTGACCGACTTGGGCGTCGGACCGGGTGATCGCGTCGCGTTATTCACCGGCACGTGTCCGGAATGGGTGTACTTCTGGCTGGGCGCCGCGCGGATCGGGGCGGTGAGCGCGGCGATCAACGCCGCGAACAAGGGCGACTTCCTGCTGCACGCGCTGCGGCTGTCGCAGGCCAAGGTGCTGCTGACCGACACCGACCGCCGGCCCCGCGCCGCCGAGGTCGCCGACGCGGCCGACACCCTGACGAGCATTGTGGTGCAAGGTGATTCGCTGACCGCGACGCTGTGTCAGGACACGAACCGGGCGCCTGCCTGTAGCGCCGGGGCGCCTGGCGACCTCGCGTGCTTGTTCTACACATCGGGCACCACCGGACCGTCCAAAGCGGTCGCCACGACCTGGCACTACCTGTTTTCGGTGGCCGCGACCGTCTCGTCGGCCTGGGAATTTCGCGAGGGCGAGGTGCTGTGGACGGCGATGCCGCTGTTTCACCTCAGCGCCGCACCCAGCATCCTGGCGCCCATGCTGGTTGGCGCAACGACGGTGCTGGCCGGGGCTTTTCACCCCGGCGAGGTGTGGGGTGACATACGCGCTCGCGGTGCGGTCGGATTCGCCGGCGCCGGGGCGATGGTGTCGATGCTGCGAAATCTGCCCGTCGATCCGGCCGACGCGCGGCTGCCGTTGCGGTTCATCTCCGCCGCGCCGATCGACGCGGACTCCTACCGCGAGATCGAAAAGCGTTACGGCTGCCGCATCGTCACGATGTACGGACTCACCGAGGCGTTTCCCATCGCGGTCAAGGCGCTGGGCGACGACGGGGTTCCCGGAACCTCGGGGCGGCCGAATCCCGATTTCGACGTGCGCATCCTCGATCGACAAGGACGCCCGCTGCCCGCCGGTACCGTGGGTGAAATCGCCTGTCGACCTCGGCATCCGCACGTAATGAGCGAAGGTTACGTCGGCGCTGATTCACAGATAACGCCGCATCCGGAATGGTTTCGCACCGGCGACCTCGGGCGGCTCGATTGCGATCAGAATCTGACGTATGTGGATCGAATCAAGGATGCGTTGCGCCGCCGCGGTGAGAATATCTCTTCGGTCGAAGTGGAGGGTGTTGTCATGCGACATCCCGCCGTCGCGGAGGCCGCCGCGGTCGGCGTCCCCAGTGAGCTGGGAGAGGACGACGTTCTGGTGGTCATCACGTTACGCCCGGGCGCCACACTGGATTTCGCGGAGCTCCTGGATTTCTGCGCGGCACGCATGCCCTACTTCTGCGTACCGCGATTCGTGGAGACGGTCAATGAACTGCCGAAGAACGTTATTGGACGAATACGTAAAGATTTGTTGCGCAATCGTGGCTTGAGTGAGGCCACTTGGGATCGTGAAGAACACGGTTATATCGCCAGCCGCTAA